The following coding sequences are from one Niveibacterium umoris window:
- the ppk2 gene encoding polyphosphate kinase 2: MSGKNKKHRDADAAAQVPALPEPMSNKAYDKELKRLHVELVKLQQWVVAKGLKVCIVFEGRDGAGKGGTIKAITERVSPRIFRVVALPAPTEREKTQMYIQRYIPHFPAAGEVVIFDRSWYNRAGVERVMGFAKPEQVEKFLNVVPMVEKAMIESGIILLKYWLEVSPEEQERRLRDRIDDGRKVWKLSPMDVKSFDKWDDYTVARDDMFAKTDSSWAPWFVARSEDKKKVRLNVISHLLAHVPYEEIPAEKVKLPKRKIGRVKAADYPFKYVPEKY; encoded by the coding sequence ATGTCCGGCAAGAACAAAAAGCATCGCGACGCCGATGCCGCAGCGCAGGTTCCCGCCCTGCCCGAACCGATGAGCAACAAAGCCTACGACAAGGAGCTCAAGCGCCTGCACGTCGAACTGGTGAAGTTGCAGCAATGGGTGGTCGCCAAGGGGCTGAAGGTGTGCATCGTGTTTGAGGGGCGCGATGGTGCTGGCAAGGGCGGCACGATCAAGGCCATCACCGAGCGCGTCAGCCCGCGCATCTTCCGCGTCGTGGCCTTGCCTGCGCCGACCGAGCGCGAAAAGACGCAGATGTACATCCAGCGCTACATCCCGCACTTCCCCGCCGCCGGCGAAGTCGTGATCTTCGATCGCAGTTGGTACAACCGTGCCGGGGTCGAACGGGTGATGGGCTTTGCCAAGCCGGAGCAGGTCGAGAAGTTCCTCAACGTGGTGCCGATGGTCGAGAAGGCTATGATCGAGTCCGGCATCATCCTGCTCAAGTACTGGCTGGAAGTCAGCCCGGAAGAGCAGGAGCGCCGCCTGCGCGACCGCATCGACGACGGACGCAAGGTCTGGAAGCTCTCGCCGATGGATGTGAAGTCCTTCGACAAGTGGGACGACTACACGGTGGCGCGCGACGACATGTTCGCGAAGACCGATTCGTCCTGGGCGCCGTGGTTCGTGGCGCGCTCCGAGGACAAGAAGAAGGTGCGCCTGAACGTGATCAGCCACCTGCTCGCGCATGTGCCATACGAGGAGATTCCGGCCGAGAAGGTCAAGCTGCCCAAGCGCAAGATCGGGCGCGTGAAGGCCGCAGACTATCCGTTCAAGTACGTGCCTGAAAAGTACTGA
- a CDS encoding TolC family protein yields MADFNLSRAALAVALALVAGGCALQSPPKGADLRAQVMPKAPLPESWKAGSPSGTFSEGWLARFNDPQLIALVDEAMANNPDLKVASARIEQASAIVKAAGGSLWPSVLAYGRTGGKMSDGSGLTGGGLSVNWELDLWGRVRAQRAAATAQYDSTVLDLAWARQSLAAAVARAWYVAIEARMQRTLAEQSIEATQRLIALEETRQRIGNTDGTAVSTAREALAARKDSLEQLKLAETQAQRAIELLVGRYPAAEIAVATALPVLPDPVPAGLPSQLLERRPDIVSAERKVAASFYAAEEAKAARLPAIKLTAGVNSIDSSLFLLADRNNPVWSAGAGFVAPLFTGGALEGQAEAKTAEQKAAVAAYVSAGQKAFADVENALAANVALQARATLLDARVVENKRQVELAKHRLRVGSVDRRAVVNEELGLIAVQGEQLRVQSDARLQRVNLHLALGGDFAATAAPVAAKTK; encoded by the coding sequence ATGGCTGACTTCAACCTAAGCCGCGCGGCGCTTGCCGTCGCGCTGGCGCTTGTGGCGGGCGGATGCGCGCTGCAGTCTCCGCCGAAAGGGGCGGACCTGCGTGCGCAGGTCATGCCGAAGGCGCCGCTGCCTGAAAGCTGGAAGGCGGGTTCGCCTTCCGGAACGTTCTCGGAAGGCTGGCTCGCCCGCTTCAACGACCCGCAGCTGATTGCGCTGGTCGACGAGGCCATGGCCAACAACCCGGATCTGAAGGTCGCGTCGGCCCGTATCGAGCAGGCCAGCGCGATCGTGAAGGCGGCGGGCGGCAGCCTGTGGCCTTCGGTTCTTGCCTACGGCCGTACCGGCGGCAAGATGTCCGACGGCAGCGGGCTGACCGGCGGCGGGCTCAGCGTGAATTGGGAACTCGATCTGTGGGGGCGGGTGCGCGCACAGCGTGCTGCGGCCACCGCGCAGTACGACAGCACCGTGCTGGATCTGGCCTGGGCACGACAGTCGCTCGCGGCAGCCGTGGCCCGTGCGTGGTACGTCGCGATCGAGGCGCGGATGCAACGTACGCTCGCCGAACAGTCGATCGAGGCGACGCAGCGGCTGATTGCGCTGGAAGAGACGCGTCAGCGCATCGGCAACACCGATGGCACCGCCGTTTCCACCGCGCGCGAGGCCTTGGCCGCACGTAAGGATTCGCTTGAACAGCTCAAGCTCGCGGAAACGCAGGCGCAACGCGCAATCGAGCTGCTCGTGGGTCGATACCCGGCGGCCGAAATCGCCGTCGCAACGGCGCTGCCAGTGCTGCCCGATCCCGTGCCGGCCGGTTTGCCTTCGCAGTTGCTGGAGCGTCGTCCGGACATCGTGTCGGCCGAACGCAAGGTGGCGGCAAGTTTCTACGCCGCGGAAGAGGCCAAGGCGGCGCGCCTGCCCGCGATCAAGCTGACCGCGGGCGTGAATTCGATCGACAGTTCGCTGTTCTTGCTGGCCGACCGCAACAACCCGGTCTGGAGCGCTGGTGCCGGCTTCGTTGCACCGCTGTTCACCGGTGGCGCGCTGGAAGGGCAAGCAGAAGCGAAAACCGCCGAGCAGAAAGCGGCGGTTGCGGCGTACGTCTCGGCGGGTCAGAAGGCGTTTGCCGACGTCGAGAATGCTCTCGCGGCTAACGTTGCGTTGCAGGCGCGCGCGACACTGTTGGACGCCAGGGTTGTCGAAAACAAGCGTCAAGTCGAGCTGGCAAAACACCGCCTGCGCGTCGGGTCCGTCGATCGTCGCGCTGTCGTCAACGAAGAACTTGGCTTGATCGCAGTGCAAGGCGAACAGCTGCGGGTGCAAAGTGACGCTCGTCTCCAGCGAGTGAATCTGCACCTGGCGCTGGGCGGCGATTTTGCAGCCACCGCGGCCCCAGTCGCTGCTAAAACGAAGTAA
- a CDS encoding HlyD family secretion protein: protein MEAILVGIYAFFVWLIFFKFKLLPWNTTSKVIVVTIPVVGLTWLILTLNVIAPSSADIRVLKYTVQVVPQVRGRVIAVPAEGNVHMKKGDVLFKIDPTPYEQTVRSLESQLASAIANAKNLNEQLKAASSKTEGVKAQIDLANRRVAEFAELAKTEAGNKFDLEQAQANVKQLQAEHAAALASERQIKEQMGAQVNGEQAQVANVRAQLENAKWELSQTTMYAPSDGTVINNQLRVGSWVVPMPLQPAMVFVEDEQQIIALYQQNELYNVEPGNEAEIALPTYPGEIIKAKVQSIVWAQGQGQIPMSGQIPQTGPAPLPPGRFAVKFELEDKHRDLFLAAGAVGHGAIYTEHIKPVQLVRRVIVRVNSILNYLVLKLH from the coding sequence ATGGAAGCGATCCTCGTAGGCATCTATGCCTTCTTCGTCTGGCTGATCTTTTTCAAGTTCAAGCTGCTGCCGTGGAACACCACCTCGAAGGTCATTGTCGTCACGATTCCGGTGGTGGGCCTGACCTGGCTGATCCTCACCCTGAACGTGATCGCACCCTCGTCGGCCGACATTCGCGTCCTCAAATACACGGTGCAAGTGGTGCCGCAGGTACGTGGCCGGGTGATCGCCGTGCCGGCCGAGGGCAACGTGCACATGAAGAAAGGCGACGTGTTGTTCAAGATCGACCCGACGCCGTATGAGCAGACCGTGCGTTCGCTCGAGTCGCAGCTTGCCTCTGCCATCGCCAACGCGAAGAACCTGAACGAACAACTGAAGGCCGCAAGCAGCAAGACCGAGGGCGTCAAGGCGCAGATCGATCTGGCGAACCGGCGCGTGGCTGAATTCGCAGAACTCGCGAAGACCGAGGCTGGCAACAAGTTCGACCTTGAGCAGGCGCAGGCCAACGTCAAACAGCTGCAGGCCGAGCATGCTGCGGCGCTGGCGAGCGAACGCCAGATCAAGGAGCAGATGGGCGCGCAGGTCAATGGCGAACAAGCCCAGGTCGCCAACGTCCGGGCGCAGCTCGAAAACGCCAAGTGGGAGCTGTCGCAGACCACGATGTACGCGCCGTCAGACGGCACGGTCATCAACAACCAGTTGCGAGTCGGTTCGTGGGTGGTGCCGATGCCGCTGCAGCCGGCGATGGTGTTCGTCGAGGACGAGCAGCAGATCATCGCGCTGTACCAGCAGAACGAGCTGTACAACGTGGAGCCGGGCAATGAAGCCGAGATCGCACTGCCTACTTACCCGGGCGAAATCATCAAGGCCAAGGTGCAGTCCATCGTGTGGGCGCAGGGCCAGGGGCAGATTCCGATGAGCGGCCAGATTCCGCAGACCGGCCCGGCGCCGCTGCCGCCCGGCCGTTTTGCGGTGAAGTTCGAACTCGAAGACAAGCACCGGGATCTGTTCCTTGCCGCCGGGGCGGTGGGGCACGGCGCGATCTACACCGAGCACATCAAACCGGTGCAGCTGGTTCGCCGCGTGATCGTACGGGTGAATTCGATCCTGAATTACCTGGTCCTGAAGCTTCACTGA
- a CDS encoding DUF3302 domain-containing protein codes for MLRPHKSAVLRIASVGALLLISFGARASMLSPEMEDKVANFLAWFILIALPPGGIALFWLVHILPEKVAHKKHHPQTEGITTLCLLSLVFGGLLWPIAWLWAYTKPIGYKMAYGTDKHDDYYLEHGEKLVAVSDDEVVRKDIAHLKEELDQMAKTRKLSPELEAIRAQLSARSQGGAA; via the coding sequence ATGCTCCGGCCTCACAAGTCTGCTGTCTTGCGCATTGCCAGCGTGGGCGCCTTGCTGTTGATTTCCTTCGGTGCGCGAGCGTCCATGCTCTCGCCGGAAATGGAAGACAAGGTCGCCAATTTTCTTGCGTGGTTCATCCTGATCGCGCTGCCGCCCGGTGGCATCGCGCTGTTCTGGCTGGTGCACATCCTTCCCGAAAAGGTCGCGCACAAGAAACACCATCCGCAAACCGAAGGCATCACGACGCTGTGCCTGCTCTCGCTGGTCTTCGGTGGTTTGCTGTGGCCGATCGCCTGGCTGTGGGCCTACACCAAGCCGATCGGCTACAAGATGGCCTACGGCACCGACAAGCACGACGACTATTACCTGGAGCACGGCGAGAAGCTCGTCGCCGTGTCCGATGACGAAGTGGTTCGCAAAGATATCGCCCACCTCAAGGAAGAACTCGACCAGATGGCCAAGACGCGCAAGCTGAGCCCGGAACTCGAAGCGATTCGCGCCCAGCTGTCGGCGCGTAGCCAGGGAGGGGCCGCCTGA
- a CDS encoding CapA family protein: MRAIMIFIALLAAHGFAASAQAQTVTLLFAGDLMLDDGPGKTIAAGGDPLAEFDALLRGADFTIGNLECPVATSGKALDNKPWTFRADPSVIRVLKGRFDALAVANNHSGDYGREAFVETLQHVRAAGIVAFGGGANLAEAHTPLWIEQKGLRIAVLAYNEFKPRSFEAGANWAGVAWSEDSHVVADIRAARKAGADFVIPFMHWGWEHEPEPGPRQIALARTMIDAGADAVVGGHPHVTQGASLYRGKPIIWSLGNFVFDGFDTVASTTGWVLRLEFDRQGATAFNVVVAHQDEAGTAHLAKDAAPCWRRGERKVSLHCGPVVR, encoded by the coding sequence ATGAGGGCGATCATGATCTTCATTGCGCTACTGGCAGCGCACGGATTTGCGGCGTCGGCGCAGGCGCAAACGGTCACTCTGTTATTCGCCGGTGACCTGATGCTCGATGACGGGCCTGGCAAGACGATCGCTGCCGGCGGTGATCCGCTGGCGGAGTTCGATGCCCTGCTGCGTGGCGCCGACTTCACCATCGGCAACCTGGAATGCCCGGTGGCGACAAGCGGTAAGGCACTCGACAACAAGCCGTGGACCTTCCGCGCCGATCCGTCGGTGATTCGGGTGCTGAAAGGGCGCTTCGATGCACTCGCGGTGGCCAATAACCATTCAGGCGATTACGGCCGCGAAGCCTTCGTCGAGACGCTGCAACACGTGCGCGCTGCCGGTATCGTGGCCTTCGGCGGGGGCGCCAATCTTGCCGAAGCGCACACGCCGCTGTGGATAGAGCAGAAGGGCTTGCGCATCGCAGTGCTCGCCTACAACGAGTTCAAACCGCGCAGTTTCGAGGCCGGCGCCAACTGGGCCGGTGTTGCCTGGAGCGAAGACAGCCACGTGGTCGCCGACATCCGCGCCGCGCGCAAGGCGGGGGCCGATTTCGTGATCCCGTTCATGCACTGGGGCTGGGAGCACGAGCCCGAGCCCGGGCCGCGTCAGATTGCGCTTGCCCGCACGATGATCGATGCCGGGGCCGACGCAGTGGTCGGTGGGCATCCACACGTCACGCAGGGGGCGAGCCTCTACCGCGGCAAGCCGATCATCTGGAGCCTCGGCAATTTCGTCTTCGACGGCTTTGATACCGTCGCATCGACAACCGGTTGGGTGTTACGGCTGGAGTTCGATCGCCAGGGTGCCACAGCATTCAACGTGGTCGTCGCACATCAGGACGAGGCCGGTACCGCTCATCTGGCGAAGGATGCGGCGCCGTGCTGGCGGCGTGGCGAACGAAAGGTCTCGCTGCATTGCGGACCGGTGGTGCGCTGA
- a CDS encoding SPFH domain-containing protein: MEFQSRRRIPLIALAVLLFGAVVFGLAGTIGSGNVGVRTTLGVIAADAVTPGVYLKWPFISTVSEFSAKEVAIDLQDLTPKAKDNLSLRDMDVSVYYKVADTQIPALQVKYAGQSVRDEHSGIWLPAQGVVMRIVRNAVYEEVARVDSLVMHTKRDEMAASIRSNVQAELDRNDPHVFTITRVVIRSVLTDPSIEESIRAAVANQKKLEAMTIQTEIAKKQAEIRVTEAEGIARANKIIADSLTREYLQHEANQALQTFAEKGNANTVVVPANMTSAPLISIPPHSGK, encoded by the coding sequence ATGGAGTTTCAATCGCGACGTCGCATTCCCCTGATTGCATTGGCGGTGCTTCTGTTCGGGGCGGTCGTCTTTGGCCTTGCGGGCACGATCGGATCGGGCAACGTCGGTGTGCGCACGACGCTGGGCGTGATTGCCGCTGATGCGGTGACGCCGGGTGTCTACCTGAAGTGGCCATTCATTTCGACGGTCAGTGAATTCAGCGCCAAGGAAGTCGCGATCGACCTGCAGGACCTCACCCCCAAGGCCAAGGACAACCTGAGCCTGCGCGACATGGATGTGAGCGTTTACTACAAGGTCGCGGATACGCAGATCCCGGCCCTGCAGGTGAAGTACGCCGGCCAGTCGGTGCGCGACGAGCATTCCGGGATATGGTTGCCGGCGCAGGGCGTGGTGATGCGCATCGTCCGCAACGCGGTGTATGAAGAAGTGGCCCGCGTCGATTCGCTGGTGATGCACACCAAACGCGACGAGATGGCGGCATCGATCCGCAGTAACGTGCAGGCGGAACTCGACCGCAACGATCCGCACGTCTTCACGATCACGCGGGTGGTGATCCGCTCGGTGCTGACCGATCCGTCGATCGAGGAGTCGATCCGCGCCGCGGTGGCGAACCAGAAGAAACTCGAAGCGATGACGATCCAGACCGAGATCGCCAAGAAGCAGGCCGAGATCCGCGTCACCGAAGCCGAGGGCATTGCACGCGCCAACAAGATCATCGCCGACAGCCTGACGCGGGAGTACCTGCAACACGAAGCGAACCAGGCGCTGCAGACCTTTGCCGAGAAGGGCAATGCCAACACGGTGGTGGTGCCGGCGAACATGACGTCTGCGCCCTTGATCAGCATCCCGCCGCACTCCGGCAAATGA
- a CDS encoding DUF4442 domain-containing protein codes for MSAKPNRLARTLAKLDALPAFLRPAARNLALRRAVPFTGTARLDYVEMSPMRVEIAIANRRPVQNHIKGVHAAATTLLAETATGMVVGMNVRDDCLPLAKSLTVHFRKRATGSLRAVATLTPEQRQLMQDTDKGEVSVAVVVTDEAGEHPVESEFIWAWIPNQRPKH; via the coding sequence ATGAGCGCAAAACCAAACCGCCTCGCCCGCACACTGGCCAAGCTCGATGCGCTACCCGCCTTCCTGCGCCCCGCAGCACGTAACCTCGCGCTGCGCCGCGCGGTGCCGTTCACCGGCACGGCGCGGCTCGACTACGTCGAGATGTCGCCGATGCGCGTCGAGATCGCCATCGCCAATCGCCGCCCGGTGCAGAACCACATCAAGGGTGTGCACGCGGCGGCAACGACCTTGTTGGCGGAAACCGCCACCGGCATGGTGGTGGGCATGAACGTGCGTGACGACTGCCTGCCGCTCGCGAAGTCACTCACCGTGCATTTTCGCAAGCGCGCCACCGGTAGTCTGCGTGCGGTCGCCACGCTGACGCCCGAGCAGCGGCAGCTGATGCAGGACACCGACAAGGGCGAGGTCAGCGTCGCGGTCGTCGTCACCGACGAAGCCGGCGAGCATCCGGTCGAGAGTGAATTCATCTGGGCCTGGATTCCCAATCAGCGCCCGAAGCACTGA
- a CDS encoding NADPH-dependent 2,4-dienoyl-CoA reductase produces MTVANPYPHLLAPLDLGFTTLRNRTLMGSMHTGLEEAKDGADRMAAFYAERAKGGVGLIVTGGIAPNLQGRAYPSAAQLSWPWQVGHHKPVTDAVHEAGGKIAMQILHTGRYAYHPLAVSASRIKSPISPFKPWELGRFGIAKTIRDFANCAALARKAGYDGVEVMGSEGYLINQFIASCTNHRTDAWGGEFKNRIRFPIEVVKAVRKAVGPDFIIIYRLSMLDLVEGGSTWPEVVELAQAIEDAGATIINTGIGWHEARVPTIATSVPRAAFAWVTKRLKDANVVKIPLITTNRINTPEVAEQVLADGCADMVSMARPFLADPAFVNKAKANKADEINTCIGCNQACLDHVFEQKLASCLVNPVAGRETELKFIPTARKKTVAVVGAGPAGMATAMYTAQRGHAVTLFDAQEELGGQLNIAKQVPGKEEFYETIRYFKRQLENAKVDLKLGKRVDAAELKGFDEVVIATGIQPRSLAVPGGDHPKVLSYIDVLRDKKPVGKRVAVVGAGGIGFDVAEFLTHEGHSLALDLDGWLKEWGVDASYERGGALTLPQPAPSPREVVMLQRKTSKMGAGLGKTTGWIHRAALKNKRVQMMTGVEYLKVDDAGLHIRVGDKEQVLPVDNVVVCAGQTPLRKLADELAAMGKTAHVIGGADVAAELDAKRAIRQGAELAASL; encoded by the coding sequence ATGACCGTCGCCAATCCCTATCCGCACCTGCTCGCACCGCTTGACCTGGGCTTCACCACGCTGCGTAACCGCACGCTGATGGGTTCGATGCATACCGGGTTGGAAGAGGCCAAGGATGGCGCCGACCGCATGGCCGCGTTCTACGCGGAGCGTGCCAAGGGTGGCGTCGGCTTGATCGTGACCGGTGGCATCGCGCCGAACCTGCAAGGCCGTGCCTACCCCTCGGCCGCGCAGTTGTCCTGGCCCTGGCAGGTCGGCCATCACAAACCGGTGACCGATGCAGTGCATGAAGCCGGCGGCAAGATCGCGATGCAGATCCTGCATACCGGCCGCTATGCCTATCACCCGCTGGCGGTGTCGGCCTCGCGCATCAAGTCGCCGATCAGCCCGTTCAAACCCTGGGAGCTGGGCCGCTTCGGCATCGCCAAGACGATCCGCGACTTTGCCAACTGTGCGGCGCTCGCGCGCAAGGCCGGCTACGACGGCGTCGAGGTGATGGGCAGCGAGGGTTACCTGATCAACCAGTTCATCGCCTCCTGCACCAACCACCGTACCGATGCCTGGGGCGGCGAATTCAAGAACCGCATCCGCTTCCCGATCGAAGTCGTGAAGGCGGTGCGCAAGGCAGTCGGCCCCGACTTCATCATCATCTATCGCCTCTCGATGCTCGATCTGGTCGAGGGCGGCAGCACCTGGCCGGAGGTGGTCGAGCTGGCGCAGGCGATCGAAGACGCCGGCGCGACGATCATCAACACCGGCATCGGCTGGCATGAGGCCCGCGTGCCGACGATTGCCACCAGCGTGCCGCGCGCCGCCTTCGCCTGGGTGACCAAGCGCCTGAAGGACGCGAACGTGGTGAAGATTCCGCTCATCACCACCAACCGCATCAACACGCCGGAAGTGGCCGAACAGGTGCTGGCCGATGGCTGCGCCGACATGGTGTCGATGGCGCGCCCCTTCCTCGCCGACCCGGCCTTCGTGAACAAGGCGAAGGCGAACAAGGCCGACGAGATCAACACCTGCATCGGGTGCAACCAGGCCTGCCTGGACCATGTGTTCGAACAGAAGCTTGCCTCCTGTCTGGTGAATCCGGTCGCGGGCCGCGAGACGGAGCTCAAGTTCATTCCGACTGCCAGGAAAAAGACCGTTGCCGTCGTCGGTGCCGGCCCGGCTGGCATGGCCACCGCGATGTACACGGCCCAGCGTGGCCATGCGGTCACGCTGTTCGACGCGCAGGAAGAACTCGGTGGCCAGCTCAACATCGCCAAGCAGGTGCCCGGCAAGGAAGAGTTCTACGAGACGATCCGCTACTTCAAGCGCCAGCTTGAAAACGCGAAGGTCGATCTGAAGCTCGGCAAGCGGGTCGACGCCGCAGAGCTGAAGGGTTTCGACGAGGTGGTCATCGCTACCGGCATCCAGCCGCGCAGCCTCGCCGTGCCGGGCGGCGATCATCCCAAGGTGCTCTCGTACATCGACGTGCTGCGCGACAAGAAGCCGGTTGGCAAGCGCGTGGCGGTGGTGGGTGCGGGTGGTATCGGATTCGACGTGGCGGAGTTCCTCACGCACGAAGGCCACTCGCTGGCGCTGGATCTCGATGGCTGGCTCAAGGAGTGGGGCGTCGATGCCAGCTACGAACGTGGCGGCGCGTTGACCTTGCCGCAACCCGCACCGAGCCCGCGCGAAGTCGTGATGCTCCAGCGCAAGACGAGCAAGATGGGCGCCGGCCTCGGCAAGACCACCGGCTGGATTCATCGCGCGGCGCTGAAGAACAAGCGCGTGCAGATGATGACCGGTGTCGAGTACCTGAAGGTGGATGACGCAGGTCTGCACATCCGCGTTGGCGACAAGGAGCAAGTGCTTCCGGTCGACAACGTGGTGGTGTGTGCCGGGCAAACGCCGCTGCGCAAGCTGGCCGACGAGCTTGCCGCAATGGGCAAGACCGCCCATGTGATCGGCGGCGCTGATGTGGCTGCCGAGCTGGATGCCAAGCGGGCGATCCGCCAGGGTGCCGAACTGGCCGCATCGCTTTGA
- the glgC gene encoding glucose-1-phosphate adenylyltransferase: protein MAAESTSGGRSAREPRFVSQLTRNTFAIVLAGGRGSRLKQLTDWRSKPAVPFGGKFRIIDFTLSNCVNSGIRRVGVATQYKAQSLIRHLQLGWSFLDGRLGEFIEIMPAQQQVDESQWYQGTADAVFQNLHEIRHANPEYVLVLSGDHIYRMDYGRMLAQHVESRADLTVACIEVPIEEAKGFGVMAVDDEHRIVDFAEKPANPQPMPGKPEVALASMGIYVFNARFLFEQLLRDADDPKSTHDFGKDVIPHCVKRYRTFAHSFTDSCVGDADKPAYWRDVGTLDAYWEANMDLVQVIPQLNLYDNDWPIWTWQPQSPPAKFVFDDEDRRGAAVDSMVSGGCIISGSTIRRTMLFSGVRVNSYSLVEDCVILPNVEIGRHCVLKKCVLDKRCIIPEGTQIGVDPVQDRKRFHVTESGITLVTPAMLGQQMNLIR from the coding sequence ATGGCAGCCGAATCGACGTCGGGCGGACGGAGCGCTCGCGAACCACGTTTTGTCAGCCAGCTTACGCGCAACACCTTCGCCATCGTTTTGGCCGGAGGCCGCGGCAGCCGGCTCAAGCAACTCACCGACTGGCGGTCCAAACCCGCCGTTCCGTTTGGCGGGAAATTCCGCATCATCGATTTCACGCTGTCGAACTGCGTGAACTCCGGCATCCGCCGGGTTGGCGTCGCCACCCAGTACAAGGCGCAAAGCCTGATCCGGCATTTGCAGCTGGGCTGGAGCTTCCTCGACGGCCGCCTCGGCGAGTTCATCGAGATCATGCCGGCACAGCAGCAGGTGGATGAGTCGCAGTGGTACCAGGGCACCGCCGACGCGGTGTTCCAGAACCTGCACGAGATCCGCCATGCCAACCCGGAATACGTGCTGGTGCTCTCCGGCGACCACATCTACCGCATGGACTACGGCCGCATGCTGGCCCAGCACGTCGAGTCGCGCGCCGACCTCACGGTCGCCTGCATCGAGGTGCCGATCGAGGAAGCGAAGGGCTTCGGCGTGATGGCCGTCGATGACGAACACCGCATCGTCGATTTCGCCGAAAAGCCTGCCAACCCGCAGCCGATGCCGGGCAAGCCGGAGGTCGCGCTGGCCAGCATGGGCATCTACGTCTTCAACGCCCGCTTCCTGTTCGAGCAATTGCTGCGCGATGCGGACGACCCGAAATCGACCCACGACTTCGGCAAGGACGTTATCCCGCACTGCGTGAAGCGCTATCGCACCTTCGCGCACAGCTTTACCGACAGTTGCGTCGGCGACGCCGACAAACCCGCCTACTGGCGCGACGTCGGTACGCTGGATGCCTACTGGGAAGCCAACATGGATCTGGTGCAGGTGATCCCGCAACTGAACCTGTACGACAACGACTGGCCGATCTGGACCTGGCAGCCGCAAAGCCCGCCTGCGAAGTTCGTCTTCGACGACGAAGACCGGCGCGGCGCGGCGGTCGACTCGATGGTCTCGGGCGGCTGCATCATCAGCGGCTCGACCATCCGGCGCACGATGCTGTTCTCGGGCGTGCGGGTGAACAGCTACTCGCTGGTCGAGGACTGCGTGATCCTGCCGAACGTCGAGATCGGGCGCCACTGCGTGCTCAAGAAGTGCGTGCTGGACAAGCGCTGCATCATCCCCGAGGGCACGCAGATCGGCGTCGACCCGGTGCAGGACCGCAAGCGCTTCCATGTCACCGAGTCGGGCATCACGCTGGTCACACCCGCCATGCTCGGGCAACAGATGAACCTGATTAGATGA